From the genome of Corallococcus macrosporus DSM 14697:
CCGACGGCCGGTCGCCGAGCTGGGCGCCCGGGCCTACGCCATCCAGCTGCTGTCCGATGCGCGAATCCCCTTCCTCGTCGGCGGCGCCTACGCGTTCGCCCACTACACCGGCATCTACCGCGACACGAAGGACCTGGACCTCTTCATCCGCAAGGACGACGCGGACCGCGCGCTGAAGGTCCTGGCCAGCAACGGCTGGGACACGCAGAGCGACGTCCACGGCTGGCTGCACAAGGCCTTCTGGGACGACTTCCTCGTCGACCTCATCTTCGCGTCGGGCAATGGCATCACCGTCGTGGACGACGGCTGGTTCGAGCACGCCGTCTGCGCCCGGCTGCTGAACTGCGAGTGCAACGTGCCTCCGGCGGAGGAAATCTACTGGAGCAAGGCCTTCGTCCTGGAGCGCGAGCGCTTCGACGGCCACGAGCTCACGCACCTGCTCCTGAAGGCGGGGCGCGCGTTCGACTGGCCACGGCTGCTCGCGCGCTTCGACCGGTACTGGGAGGTGCTGCTCGCGCACCTGATGTTCTTCCGCTTCGCGTACCCCGCCGACCGGGACATCGTCCCCGAGTGGGTGATGCGCGACCTGCTGTCCCGCGCGAACAGCTCGCTCGCCGAGGGCGACTGGGACTCGAAGCTGTGCCGTGGCCGGCTGCTGTCGCAGGTCAGCTACCAGGTGGACGTCGACGAGTGGGGCTACGAGGACGGCCGCGCCTGGGATGAGTCCGAGCGTGAGCGCGAGCGCGAGCAGGAGGCCGTGCCCGCCGCGAGCGGCTCGTACGGCGCGCACTGAGCGCGCGCGAAGCGGCGGCGCGCCGGCGCCTGTTGGCCGCCTCCCCACCCGCCCGTCATGAGGGCGCCGGGGCCGTGGGCCATGCCTCCGGCCGTGGCGGAGGCGCACCTTGCCGCGGAGGACGCGCGGAAGGCAGGTGCCACGTGACGCAGACAGGAGTTCGCAGGTGCGGTGTCGCCCTGGGCCTCATGGGCGCGGTGGGGTTGACGCTCGCGCCCGCTGCCCAGGCGCAGGTGTCCGTCACCGGCGGGGGCGGCCCCATCCGGCTGGAGGCGGGCGAGCAGTCCGTGGCGCTCTCCCTGGACGGGGACACGCTGCGGGGCCCGGGCATCGAGCTGCGCCAGCGCGGCGCCGCCTGGGTGGGCCAGGTGCGCGGCAGCGACGTGGACGTGGGCTGGAGCTCCGGAGGCCTGCGGGGCCGCGTGGGAGACGGCACGGTCGCGCTCCAGGTGTTGGAGCGCACGCCGGAGCCCGGGCTGCGCCTGGAGGGAGACTTCGCCAGCCATCCGTCGAGCCTCATCGTCGCGCCCTTCGCCATCGCGGGGGCCGTGGGCGGCTGCGACTACACGCTGTCGGTGACGGGGGGGCGCTACGCCGGCTGGCGCACGTGCCAGCCCGGGACGACGCTCCAGCCGGGGCCCGTCTCGCTGACGCTGCCGGAGGAGGTGCTGGCCCTGGACACGGGAGAGAAGGCGGCCCTGCTGGCGCTGTTGCTGTCGGAGGAGGTGCTGCCGTGAGGCGGCCCACGCGGACACGGCGCGCACGCGCCTGTCCGGTGGCCCGTGGAAGGAGTGCGCGCGTTCAGGCGAGCGCCGTGGTGGCGAACGACAGCTCCACGCCGTTGTCGCGCACGCGCATGCTGGGCTTGGACAGCCAGTGGCAATGCGGGCAGTAGCTGTGCGCACCCGCCTGCGAGGCACGCACAGTCACCTCGCCGCCGCAGAGCACGCAGCCGTCGGGGAGGACGAATTCGGCGAACCGCTCGCCGGTGTTGCTCTCGAATTGAGTCATGCTCCTGAGTTAACGCAGGAATCGCGGGGCACAAGGCGACCTGCGGTGTCCCCCGGTCGGGCATGGCCGCGAGCAGGCAGGCGGCCGAGCCCTCCTGCATTCCTTACGGGCCCGCCGCCCTCTGATGGATGGCGGACACCCCAACCCGGTGATGTCGCGTGTTCGCCCTGGCACGGGGATTTCAAGGGCCGGGGGCATGGACGCACAGGGCGGGGGTGAGGGCATGGGTGGGGTGCTGCGGGTGGAGCTCCTCCATGACCGGCGGGGCTGGGGCGTGGAGGTGGAGACGTGGGAGGGGGCGGTGCGCCGGTACCGGTACGGCAGCGAGGCGCAGGCCCGCTACTTCGCCGCGGTGTTCGAGCTGGGCCCCCGCGTGCTGCCGCCGGTGAGCGCGGGGCGCCGCAGGCGGACCCGCCGGGCGGCCTGAGGCTCCGCGTCTTCTCTCTACACACGCGGGCTGCTTTCGGAGAGGCTACGGGCCATGAGTGACGCACCCAAGCCCTTCCTTCACCGCCCCAACCGCCAGCTCATCACCAAGGAGCCGGACCCCGCGGGCCGTTGGTCCAAGCAGTTCCCGGACATGATTGGCTACGCCAGCCAGGGCGGTGGCAAGGTGCCGGCCGACTTCGGCTGGAACACCAACCCCAAGCAGTGGCAGGAGGAGCTGACGCCGGAGACGCTGGCGGCGCGCTACGACGAGCTGCGCATCCTCCCGCCCAGGCCCGCCGCGCCGGCGCTGCCCGAGGGCGCCAAGGCCGAAGGCACCAAGCCGTAGTCCGCTGCCTTCAACTGAAGGGCAGGGCCGCGAGCCGCTCCCGGAACCGGCCGAGCAGCTCCCGCGCCCCTGCCTCCTCCAGGCCGTCCCCCGCCTCCTGACGCGCCTTGCGCAGGAAGGTGTCGAAGGGGGGCGAGCGTCCCAGGAGCGCGCCCGCCGCCTCCACCGCCTCCGCCAGCACGCGCTCCGCGCCGCGTGAGCCCAGCGTGAGGTGCATGTCCGCCTGCTCCAGCTTCAGGCCGCAGGTGGCCCACACCGAGCGGTCGTGGACGACGAGCCAGGCGCGGGTCACCTCCTCCATCTGCTCCTCCAGCGCCGCCAGGTAGGGCTCCACCAGCCCCGGCAGCGCGTCCGGCGCCAGCTCCGCCAGGGCCGCCGCGTCCAGCAGGCGCGCGCGCACCTCCAGCACCTGCTGCTTCTGCGGCGTGCGCAGCGCCACCGCGGCCGGCAGGGACACGAAGGCGGACAGGCTCTCCGCCACCTGCCGCGCCATGGCCGGCCGCGCGCGGGCCTCCGCCCTGGCCGCGCGCTCCAGCCGGCCTTGCAGGGAGCGGCGCAGGTCCGCCGCCGCCGCGCGCAGCGCCGCCCGGGCGCCCACCTGGTTCGCGTAGCCGGGCACCACGTCCTCGCGGCGCACGTCGTCGAACGCCGCGGCGGTGAGGTACACGAGGTCGCCGATGGTGACGCGGAAGTCGGCGCGGAAGGCCTGCAGCTCGGCCATCAGCGTCCAGCGGTCGCTCACCACCTCGGGGCGGCGCATCTGCTGGCCCAGCTCCGCCACGCGCCGGGCCAGCCGGTCCGCGACGGCGTGCAGCACCGCCTCCACCTCCTGCGCCAGCCGCTCGTCCGAGCTGGCCGGAGGCGGGGCCCAGCCGCCATCGCCGAGCCCGGTGGGGCGCGAGGGCGGCGGGAACTCCTGGTGGACGGCGGCGATGAGCTGGTTGACGCCCACCAGCGTGTCGCCAATGGCCGGCGCCATCGTCTCCCACAGCGACAGGTCCGCGCCGCCGTCCGCTTCCAGCGACGTGGGCTCGTACTTCGCGATGCTCAGGTGCCCCAGCCGGTCAATGGCCACGGCGGCGGCGCGGTGCACCCGCTCCAGCCGGTCCGCGAGGTGCCGGTCCGTGAGGGCTTCCAGGAGGGATTCCAGGCGCGCGGGGAGCGCGTCCTGGGGCGGGCGGGGCTTGGGCGTCGGCGCGGGCATGTCGAGGCGGGGAACCGCGAAGGGACGCAGACCCTAGCGCACCGCCATCAGTCATGCGACGGAGGGGGGCTCGTCAGGGCCCCGCCTTCCCGGCATAGAGTGGAGAGAAGGGGAGGAATGATGACAATCCGCTTCCGGCGACGCCGGCTGCTGGGGGGAGGGCTGGCCGCGTTGCTCGTGGGAGGCGCGGTGGCCTACGCCACCTGGGACGTCTGCGTCTCCGCCTGGGTCCTGCAAGGCGTGAAGGTGCCGAGCTGTCCGGACGGACAGTTCCGCCAGGTGGTGGAGGTCCACGGCTCCGCCCTGGCGCGCGGCAGCACGGGGCGGGTGGTGGTCCTGGCGCAGGCGCTCGCGCCGCACCCGGAGACGGGGCGGATGATGCGGGCGCCGGTGACGCAGGGCTCGGCCGCTGTGTTCCTGGTGGACGCGGAGGGGAAGGAGACGCCGCTCCCGCTGGCGAAGGACACGGACTGGGAGCGCATCGACGAGGACCGGAGGCTGGCGGCCGAGGTGGTGCTGCCCGAGGTGCCGGACGGGGACTACCAGCTCCGGGCGAAGGTGACGTCGCCGCTGGGCACGGACTCCGTGGACGCGGCGCTGCCGCTGTACGCCACCGCCCTGGCGCACGTGCTCACGGACCGTCCCCTGTACGAGCCGGGCCACGAGGTCCTCTTCCGCGCGGTGGCGCTGCGGGCCAAGGACCTGGCGCCGCTGGACGGGCGGCCCGGGACGTGGCGGGTGACGGACCCCTCCGGCGAGGTGGTGCTGGAGGAGCGCGCGCCCGCCGGGCCCTGGGGCGTGGTGCCCGGGCGCTTCCCGCTGGACCGGGGCGCGCCGCGAGGCACGTGGACGGTGAGCTGGGTGAGCGGTGGGGCGCGGGGGGCGGCCACCTTCGAGGTGAAGCCCTTCACCCTGCCGCGCTTCCGCGTGGAGGCCAGCAGCGCCCGCCCCTTCTGGCGCGCGGACGAGGTGCCGGTGGTGGACGGGCAGGTGACGTACGCGTCCGGCGCGCCGGTGGCCGACGTGGAGGTGGCGCTGACGTGGGACCTGGACGGCGACTGGCCCGCGCCGACGGAGTGGTTCCACGGGGGGCTGCCCGAGCGCGCGCGCACCGACGCGGCGGGCCGCTTCCGGCTGGTGTTGCCGCGCGTGCCCATGG
Proteins encoded in this window:
- a CDS encoding nucleotidyltransferase family protein, with protein sequence MEVRRPVAELGARAYAIQLLSDARIPFLVGGAYAFAHYTGIYRDTKDLDLFIRKDDADRALKVLASNGWDTQSDVHGWLHKAFWDDFLVDLIFASGNGITVVDDGWFEHAVCARLLNCECNVPPAEEIYWSKAFVLERERFDGHELTHLLLKAGRAFDWPRLLARFDRYWEVLLAHLMFFRFAYPADRDIVPEWVMRDLLSRANSSLAEGDWDSKLCRGRLLSQVSYQVDVDEWGYEDGRAWDESEREREREQEAVPAASGSYGAH